A single region of the Penaeus vannamei isolate JL-2024 chromosome 23, ASM4276789v1, whole genome shotgun sequence genome encodes:
- the cib gene encoding uncharacterized protein cib isoform X1, protein MKLAFEPESPPPTTTIMSAETPLKDLPKVDPTLKGQLEGFSAVNLKKTETEEKVRLPNKEDVAQEKQHIEHLQNISEFRSERLKRTSTSEKLVLPSSQDVEAEKAAQAHLQAVEGFNTAQLKHANTQEKIVLPAKEDIETERTHQSLFQGVTGFDKTSMRHAETQEKVTLPAKEDIETEKTHQSIFQGVTGFDKSQMRHAETEEKVALPAKEDIEQEKTHQNIFQGVATFDKSTMRQTSTTERVSLPTPEDIKLERTHQGIFQRLVSFDKSEMKPTETVERNVLPSQADIETEKEHQALRQGIEGFDHSALKKAETTEKNTLPTKEMIEEEKKA, encoded by the exons AAGTTAGCCTTCGAACCAGaatcaccaccacctaccaccaccatcatgagCGCCGAAACTCCCCTCAAGGACCTTCCCAAGGTTGACCCCACCCTCAAGGGACAGCTCGAGGGATTCTCCGCCGTAAACCTTAAGAAGACCGAGACGGAGGAAAAGGTTCGCCTGCCAAACAAGGAGG ACGTGGCACAAGAGAAGCAACACATAGAACATCTACAGAACATCAGCGAGTTTCGCAGCGAGAGACTCAAACGAACGTCCACCTCTGAGAAGTTGGTCCTCCCCAGTAGTCAAG ACGTGGAAGCAGAGAAGGCAGCACAGGCCCATCTGCAGGCCGTCGAAGGCTTCAATACTGCACAACTCAAGCATGCCAATACCCAAGAAAAAATTGTTTTACCTGCTAAGGAAG ATATTGAAACGGAACGAACACATCAGAGTTTATTCCAGGGTGTAACAGGCTTTGATAAGACCTCTATGCGGCATGCGGAAACGCAAGAAAAAGTTACCCTACCAGCCAAAGAAG ATATCGAGACTGAGAAGACACATCAGAGCATTTTCCAAGGTGTAACAGGATTTGACAAGTCCCAAATGCGACATGCCGAGACCGAAGAAAAGGTTGCCCTACCTGCCAAAGAAG ATATCGAACAGGAGAAAACCCATCAAAATATTTTCCAAGGTGTTGCAACTTTTGATAAGTCAACCATGCGACAGACTTCCACAACTGAAAGGGTATCTCTCCCTACACCTGAAG ATATTAAGCTGGAGCGTACCCACCAGGGCATATTTCAGCGATTGGTGTCCTTCGACAAAAGTGAAATGAAGCCAACAGAGACAGTTGAAAGAAATGTTTTGCCCTCCCAAGCAG ATATTGAGACTGAGAAGGAACATCAGGCACTCCGCCAGGGTATTGAGGGCTTTGACCATTCTGCTTTGAAGAAGGCTGAGACGACAGAGAAGAATACCCTTCCAACTAAGGAAA TgattgaggaagagaagaaggcctAA
- the cib gene encoding uncharacterized protein cib isoform X5: MKLAFEPESPPPTTTIMSAETPLKDLPKVDPTLKGQLEGFSAVNLKKTETEEKVRLPNKEDVAQEKQHIEHLQNISEFRSERLKRTSTSEKLVLPSSQDVEAEKAAQAHLQAVEGFNTAQLKHANTQEKIVLPAKEDIETERTHQSLFQGVTGFDKTSMRHAETQEKVTLPAKEDIEQEKTHQNIFQGVATFDKSTMRQTSTTERVSLPTPEDIKLERTHQGIFQRLVSFDKSEMKPTETVERNVLPSQADIETEKEHQALRQGIEGFDHSALKKAETTEKNTLPTKEMIEEEKKA; the protein is encoded by the exons AAGTTAGCCTTCGAACCAGaatcaccaccacctaccaccaccatcatgagCGCCGAAACTCCCCTCAAGGACCTTCCCAAGGTTGACCCCACCCTCAAGGGACAGCTCGAGGGATTCTCCGCCGTAAACCTTAAGAAGACCGAGACGGAGGAAAAGGTTCGCCTGCCAAACAAGGAGG ACGTGGCACAAGAGAAGCAACACATAGAACATCTACAGAACATCAGCGAGTTTCGCAGCGAGAGACTCAAACGAACGTCCACCTCTGAGAAGTTGGTCCTCCCCAGTAGTCAAG ACGTGGAAGCAGAGAAGGCAGCACAGGCCCATCTGCAGGCCGTCGAAGGCTTCAATACTGCACAACTCAAGCATGCCAATACCCAAGAAAAAATTGTTTTACCTGCTAAGGAAG ATATTGAAACGGAACGAACACATCAGAGTTTATTCCAGGGTGTAACAGGCTTTGATAAGACCTCTATGCGGCATGCGGAAACGCAAGAAAAAGTTACCCTACCAGCCAAAGAAG ATATCGAACAGGAGAAAACCCATCAAAATATTTTCCAAGGTGTTGCAACTTTTGATAAGTCAACCATGCGACAGACTTCCACAACTGAAAGGGTATCTCTCCCTACACCTGAAG ATATTAAGCTGGAGCGTACCCACCAGGGCATATTTCAGCGATTGGTGTCCTTCGACAAAAGTGAAATGAAGCCAACAGAGACAGTTGAAAGAAATGTTTTGCCCTCCCAAGCAG ATATTGAGACTGAGAAGGAACATCAGGCACTCCGCCAGGGTATTGAGGGCTTTGACCATTCTGCTTTGAAGAAGGCTGAGACGACAGAGAAGAATACCCTTCCAACTAAGGAAA TgattgaggaagagaagaaggcctAA
- the cib gene encoding uncharacterized protein cib isoform X3: MKLAFEPESPPPTTTIMSAETPLKDLPKVDPTLKGQLEGFSAVNLKKTETEEKVRLPNKEDVAQEKQHIEHLQNISEFRSERLKRTSTSEKLVLPSSQDVEAEKAAQAHLQAVEGFNTAQLKHANTQEKIVLPAKEDIETEKTHQSIFQGVTGFDKSQMRHAETEEKVALPAKEDIEQEKTHQNIFQGVATFDKSTMRQTSTTERVSLPTPEDIKLERTHQGIFQRLVSFDKSEMKPTETVERNVLPSQADIETEKEHQALRQGIEGFDHSALKKAETTEKNTLPTKEMIEEEKKA, encoded by the exons AAGTTAGCCTTCGAACCAGaatcaccaccacctaccaccaccatcatgagCGCCGAAACTCCCCTCAAGGACCTTCCCAAGGTTGACCCCACCCTCAAGGGACAGCTCGAGGGATTCTCCGCCGTAAACCTTAAGAAGACCGAGACGGAGGAAAAGGTTCGCCTGCCAAACAAGGAGG ACGTGGCACAAGAGAAGCAACACATAGAACATCTACAGAACATCAGCGAGTTTCGCAGCGAGAGACTCAAACGAACGTCCACCTCTGAGAAGTTGGTCCTCCCCAGTAGTCAAG ACGTGGAAGCAGAGAAGGCAGCACAGGCCCATCTGCAGGCCGTCGAAGGCTTCAATACTGCACAACTCAAGCATGCCAATACCCAAGAAAAAATTGTTTTACCTGCTAAGGAAG ATATCGAGACTGAGAAGACACATCAGAGCATTTTCCAAGGTGTAACAGGATTTGACAAGTCCCAAATGCGACATGCCGAGACCGAAGAAAAGGTTGCCCTACCTGCCAAAGAAG ATATCGAACAGGAGAAAACCCATCAAAATATTTTCCAAGGTGTTGCAACTTTTGATAAGTCAACCATGCGACAGACTTCCACAACTGAAAGGGTATCTCTCCCTACACCTGAAG ATATTAAGCTGGAGCGTACCCACCAGGGCATATTTCAGCGATTGGTGTCCTTCGACAAAAGTGAAATGAAGCCAACAGAGACAGTTGAAAGAAATGTTTTGCCCTCCCAAGCAG ATATTGAGACTGAGAAGGAACATCAGGCACTCCGCCAGGGTATTGAGGGCTTTGACCATTCTGCTTTGAAGAAGGCTGAGACGACAGAGAAGAATACCCTTCCAACTAAGGAAA TgattgaggaagagaagaaggcctAA
- the cib gene encoding thymosin beta isoform X9, translating into MKLAFEPESPPPTTTIMSAETPLKDLPKVDPTLKGQLEGFSAVNLKKTETEEKVRLPNKEDVAQEKQHIEHLQNISEFRSERLKRTSTSEKLVLPSSQDVEAEKAAQAHLQAVEGFNTAQLKHANTQEKIVLPAKEDIETEKTHQSIFQGVTGFDKSQMRHAETEEKVALPAKEDIKLERTHQGIFQRLVSFDKSEMKPTETVERNVLPSQADIETEKEHQALRQGIEGFDHSALKKAETTEKNTLPTKEMIEEEKKA; encoded by the exons AAGTTAGCCTTCGAACCAGaatcaccaccacctaccaccaccatcatgagCGCCGAAACTCCCCTCAAGGACCTTCCCAAGGTTGACCCCACCCTCAAGGGACAGCTCGAGGGATTCTCCGCCGTAAACCTTAAGAAGACCGAGACGGAGGAAAAGGTTCGCCTGCCAAACAAGGAGG ACGTGGCACAAGAGAAGCAACACATAGAACATCTACAGAACATCAGCGAGTTTCGCAGCGAGAGACTCAAACGAACGTCCACCTCTGAGAAGTTGGTCCTCCCCAGTAGTCAAG ACGTGGAAGCAGAGAAGGCAGCACAGGCCCATCTGCAGGCCGTCGAAGGCTTCAATACTGCACAACTCAAGCATGCCAATACCCAAGAAAAAATTGTTTTACCTGCTAAGGAAG ATATCGAGACTGAGAAGACACATCAGAGCATTTTCCAAGGTGTAACAGGATTTGACAAGTCCCAAATGCGACATGCCGAGACCGAAGAAAAGGTTGCCCTACCTGCCAAAGAAG ATATTAAGCTGGAGCGTACCCACCAGGGCATATTTCAGCGATTGGTGTCCTTCGACAAAAGTGAAATGAAGCCAACAGAGACAGTTGAAAGAAATGTTTTGCCCTCCCAAGCAG ATATTGAGACTGAGAAGGAACATCAGGCACTCCGCCAGGGTATTGAGGGCTTTGACCATTCTGCTTTGAAGAAGGCTGAGACGACAGAGAAGAATACCCTTCCAACTAAGGAAA TgattgaggaagagaagaaggcctAA
- the cib gene encoding uncharacterized protein cib isoform X7, with protein MKLAFEPESPPPTTTIMSAETPLKDLPKVDPTLKGQLEGFSAVNLKKTETEEKVRLPNKEDVAQEKQHIEHLQNISEFRSERLKRTSTSEKLVLPSSQDIETERTHQSLFQGVTGFDKTSMRHAETQEKVTLPAKEDIETEKTHQSIFQGVTGFDKSQMRHAETEEKVALPAKEDIEQEKTHQNIFQGVATFDKSTMRQTSTTERVSLPTPEDIKLERTHQGIFQRLVSFDKSEMKPTETVERNVLPSQADIETEKEHQALRQGIEGFDHSALKKAETTEKNTLPTKEMIEEEKKA; from the exons AAGTTAGCCTTCGAACCAGaatcaccaccacctaccaccaccatcatgagCGCCGAAACTCCCCTCAAGGACCTTCCCAAGGTTGACCCCACCCTCAAGGGACAGCTCGAGGGATTCTCCGCCGTAAACCTTAAGAAGACCGAGACGGAGGAAAAGGTTCGCCTGCCAAACAAGGAGG ACGTGGCACAAGAGAAGCAACACATAGAACATCTACAGAACATCAGCGAGTTTCGCAGCGAGAGACTCAAACGAACGTCCACCTCTGAGAAGTTGGTCCTCCCCAGTAGTCAAG ATATTGAAACGGAACGAACACATCAGAGTTTATTCCAGGGTGTAACAGGCTTTGATAAGACCTCTATGCGGCATGCGGAAACGCAAGAAAAAGTTACCCTACCAGCCAAAGAAG ATATCGAGACTGAGAAGACACATCAGAGCATTTTCCAAGGTGTAACAGGATTTGACAAGTCCCAAATGCGACATGCCGAGACCGAAGAAAAGGTTGCCCTACCTGCCAAAGAAG ATATCGAACAGGAGAAAACCCATCAAAATATTTTCCAAGGTGTTGCAACTTTTGATAAGTCAACCATGCGACAGACTTCCACAACTGAAAGGGTATCTCTCCCTACACCTGAAG ATATTAAGCTGGAGCGTACCCACCAGGGCATATTTCAGCGATTGGTGTCCTTCGACAAAAGTGAAATGAAGCCAACAGAGACAGTTGAAAGAAATGTTTTGCCCTCCCAAGCAG ATATTGAGACTGAGAAGGAACATCAGGCACTCCGCCAGGGTATTGAGGGCTTTGACCATTCTGCTTTGAAGAAGGCTGAGACGACAGAGAAGAATACCCTTCCAACTAAGGAAA TgattgaggaagagaagaaggcctAA
- the cib gene encoding thymosin beta isoform X10 produces the protein MKLAFEPESPPPTTTIMSAETPLKDLPKVDPTLKGQLEGFSAVNLKKTETEEKVRLPNKEDVAQEKQHIEHLQNISEFRSERLKRTSTSEKLVLPSSQDVEAEKAAQAHLQAVEGFNTAQLKHANTQEKIVLPAKEDIEQEKTHQNIFQGVATFDKSTMRQTSTTERVSLPTPEDIKLERTHQGIFQRLVSFDKSEMKPTETVERNVLPSQADIETEKEHQALRQGIEGFDHSALKKAETTEKNTLPTKEMIEEEKKA, from the exons AAGTTAGCCTTCGAACCAGaatcaccaccacctaccaccaccatcatgagCGCCGAAACTCCCCTCAAGGACCTTCCCAAGGTTGACCCCACCCTCAAGGGACAGCTCGAGGGATTCTCCGCCGTAAACCTTAAGAAGACCGAGACGGAGGAAAAGGTTCGCCTGCCAAACAAGGAGG ACGTGGCACAAGAGAAGCAACACATAGAACATCTACAGAACATCAGCGAGTTTCGCAGCGAGAGACTCAAACGAACGTCCACCTCTGAGAAGTTGGTCCTCCCCAGTAGTCAAG ACGTGGAAGCAGAGAAGGCAGCACAGGCCCATCTGCAGGCCGTCGAAGGCTTCAATACTGCACAACTCAAGCATGCCAATACCCAAGAAAAAATTGTTTTACCTGCTAAGGAAG ATATCGAACAGGAGAAAACCCATCAAAATATTTTCCAAGGTGTTGCAACTTTTGATAAGTCAACCATGCGACAGACTTCCACAACTGAAAGGGTATCTCTCCCTACACCTGAAG ATATTAAGCTGGAGCGTACCCACCAGGGCATATTTCAGCGATTGGTGTCCTTCGACAAAAGTGAAATGAAGCCAACAGAGACAGTTGAAAGAAATGTTTTGCCCTCCCAAGCAG ATATTGAGACTGAGAAGGAACATCAGGCACTCCGCCAGGGTATTGAGGGCTTTGACCATTCTGCTTTGAAGAAGGCTGAGACGACAGAGAAGAATACCCTTCCAACTAAGGAAA TgattgaggaagagaagaaggcctAA
- the cib gene encoding nestin isoform X6, protein MKLAFEPESPPPTTTIMSAETPLKDLPKVDPTLKGQLEGFSAVNLKKTETEEKVRLPNKEDVEAEKAAQAHLQAVEGFNTAQLKHANTQEKIVLPAKEDIETERTHQSLFQGVTGFDKTSMRHAETQEKVTLPAKEDIETEKTHQSIFQGVTGFDKSQMRHAETEEKVALPAKEDIEQEKTHQNIFQGVATFDKSTMRQTSTTERVSLPTPEDIKLERTHQGIFQRLVSFDKSEMKPTETVERNVLPSQADIETEKEHQALRQGIEGFDHSALKKAETTEKNTLPTKEMIEEEKKA, encoded by the exons AAGTTAGCCTTCGAACCAGaatcaccaccacctaccaccaccatcatgagCGCCGAAACTCCCCTCAAGGACCTTCCCAAGGTTGACCCCACCCTCAAGGGACAGCTCGAGGGATTCTCCGCCGTAAACCTTAAGAAGACCGAGACGGAGGAAAAGGTTCGCCTGCCAAACAAGGAGG ACGTGGAAGCAGAGAAGGCAGCACAGGCCCATCTGCAGGCCGTCGAAGGCTTCAATACTGCACAACTCAAGCATGCCAATACCCAAGAAAAAATTGTTTTACCTGCTAAGGAAG ATATTGAAACGGAACGAACACATCAGAGTTTATTCCAGGGTGTAACAGGCTTTGATAAGACCTCTATGCGGCATGCGGAAACGCAAGAAAAAGTTACCCTACCAGCCAAAGAAG ATATCGAGACTGAGAAGACACATCAGAGCATTTTCCAAGGTGTAACAGGATTTGACAAGTCCCAAATGCGACATGCCGAGACCGAAGAAAAGGTTGCCCTACCTGCCAAAGAAG ATATCGAACAGGAGAAAACCCATCAAAATATTTTCCAAGGTGTTGCAACTTTTGATAAGTCAACCATGCGACAGACTTCCACAACTGAAAGGGTATCTCTCCCTACACCTGAAG ATATTAAGCTGGAGCGTACCCACCAGGGCATATTTCAGCGATTGGTGTCCTTCGACAAAAGTGAAATGAAGCCAACAGAGACAGTTGAAAGAAATGTTTTGCCCTCCCAAGCAG ATATTGAGACTGAGAAGGAACATCAGGCACTCCGCCAGGGTATTGAGGGCTTTGACCATTCTGCTTTGAAGAAGGCTGAGACGACAGAGAAGAATACCCTTCCAACTAAGGAAA TgattgaggaagagaagaaggcctAA
- the cib gene encoding thymosin beta isoform X12, producing the protein MKLAFEPESPPPTTTIMSAETPLKDLPKVDPTLKGQLEGFSAVNLKKTETEEKVRLPNKEDVEAEKAAQAHLQAVEGFNTAQLKHANTQEKIVLPAKEDIETERTHQSLFQGVTGFDKTSMRHAETQEKVTLPAKEDIETEKTHQSIFQGVTGFDKSQMRHAETEEKVALPAKEDIKLERTHQGIFQRLVSFDKSEMKPTETVERNVLPSQADIETEKEHQALRQGIEGFDHSALKKAETTEKNTLPTKEMIEEEKKA; encoded by the exons AAGTTAGCCTTCGAACCAGaatcaccaccacctaccaccaccatcatgagCGCCGAAACTCCCCTCAAGGACCTTCCCAAGGTTGACCCCACCCTCAAGGGACAGCTCGAGGGATTCTCCGCCGTAAACCTTAAGAAGACCGAGACGGAGGAAAAGGTTCGCCTGCCAAACAAGGAGG ACGTGGAAGCAGAGAAGGCAGCACAGGCCCATCTGCAGGCCGTCGAAGGCTTCAATACTGCACAACTCAAGCATGCCAATACCCAAGAAAAAATTGTTTTACCTGCTAAGGAAG ATATTGAAACGGAACGAACACATCAGAGTTTATTCCAGGGTGTAACAGGCTTTGATAAGACCTCTATGCGGCATGCGGAAACGCAAGAAAAAGTTACCCTACCAGCCAAAGAAG ATATCGAGACTGAGAAGACACATCAGAGCATTTTCCAAGGTGTAACAGGATTTGACAAGTCCCAAATGCGACATGCCGAGACCGAAGAAAAGGTTGCCCTACCTGCCAAAGAAG ATATTAAGCTGGAGCGTACCCACCAGGGCATATTTCAGCGATTGGTGTCCTTCGACAAAAGTGAAATGAAGCCAACAGAGACAGTTGAAAGAAATGTTTTGCCCTCCCAAGCAG ATATTGAGACTGAGAAGGAACATCAGGCACTCCGCCAGGGTATTGAGGGCTTTGACCATTCTGCTTTGAAGAAGGCTGAGACGACAGAGAAGAATACCCTTCCAACTAAGGAAA TgattgaggaagagaagaaggcctAA
- the cib gene encoding thymosin beta isoform X11 gives MKLAFEPESPPPTTTIMSAETPLKDLPKVDPTLKGQLEGFSAVNLKKTETEEKVRLPNKEDVEAEKAAQAHLQAVEGFNTAQLKHANTQEKIVLPAKEDIETEKTHQSIFQGVTGFDKSQMRHAETEEKVALPAKEDIEQEKTHQNIFQGVATFDKSTMRQTSTTERVSLPTPEDIKLERTHQGIFQRLVSFDKSEMKPTETVERNVLPSQADIETEKEHQALRQGIEGFDHSALKKAETTEKNTLPTKEMIEEEKKA, from the exons AAGTTAGCCTTCGAACCAGaatcaccaccacctaccaccaccatcatgagCGCCGAAACTCCCCTCAAGGACCTTCCCAAGGTTGACCCCACCCTCAAGGGACAGCTCGAGGGATTCTCCGCCGTAAACCTTAAGAAGACCGAGACGGAGGAAAAGGTTCGCCTGCCAAACAAGGAGG ACGTGGAAGCAGAGAAGGCAGCACAGGCCCATCTGCAGGCCGTCGAAGGCTTCAATACTGCACAACTCAAGCATGCCAATACCCAAGAAAAAATTGTTTTACCTGCTAAGGAAG ATATCGAGACTGAGAAGACACATCAGAGCATTTTCCAAGGTGTAACAGGATTTGACAAGTCCCAAATGCGACATGCCGAGACCGAAGAAAAGGTTGCCCTACCTGCCAAAGAAG ATATCGAACAGGAGAAAACCCATCAAAATATTTTCCAAGGTGTTGCAACTTTTGATAAGTCAACCATGCGACAGACTTCCACAACTGAAAGGGTATCTCTCCCTACACCTGAAG ATATTAAGCTGGAGCGTACCCACCAGGGCATATTTCAGCGATTGGTGTCCTTCGACAAAAGTGAAATGAAGCCAACAGAGACAGTTGAAAGAAATGTTTTGCCCTCCCAAGCAG ATATTGAGACTGAGAAGGAACATCAGGCACTCCGCCAGGGTATTGAGGGCTTTGACCATTCTGCTTTGAAGAAGGCTGAGACGACAGAGAAGAATACCCTTCCAACTAAGGAAA TgattgaggaagagaagaaggcctAA
- the cib gene encoding uncharacterized protein cib isoform X4 — translation MKLAFEPESPPPTTTIMSAETPLKDLPKVDPTLKGQLEGFSAVNLKKTETEEKVRLPNKEDVAQEKQHIEHLQNISEFRSERLKRTSTSEKLVLPSSQDVEAEKAAQAHLQAVEGFNTAQLKHANTQEKIVLPAKEDIETERTHQSLFQGVTGFDKTSMRHAETQEKVTLPAKEDIETEKTHQSIFQGVTGFDKSQMRHAETEEKVALPAKEDIKLERTHQGIFQRLVSFDKSEMKPTETVERNVLPSQADIETEKEHQALRQGIEGFDHSALKKAETTEKNTLPTKEMIEEEKKA, via the exons AAGTTAGCCTTCGAACCAGaatcaccaccacctaccaccaccatcatgagCGCCGAAACTCCCCTCAAGGACCTTCCCAAGGTTGACCCCACCCTCAAGGGACAGCTCGAGGGATTCTCCGCCGTAAACCTTAAGAAGACCGAGACGGAGGAAAAGGTTCGCCTGCCAAACAAGGAGG ACGTGGCACAAGAGAAGCAACACATAGAACATCTACAGAACATCAGCGAGTTTCGCAGCGAGAGACTCAAACGAACGTCCACCTCTGAGAAGTTGGTCCTCCCCAGTAGTCAAG ACGTGGAAGCAGAGAAGGCAGCACAGGCCCATCTGCAGGCCGTCGAAGGCTTCAATACTGCACAACTCAAGCATGCCAATACCCAAGAAAAAATTGTTTTACCTGCTAAGGAAG ATATTGAAACGGAACGAACACATCAGAGTTTATTCCAGGGTGTAACAGGCTTTGATAAGACCTCTATGCGGCATGCGGAAACGCAAGAAAAAGTTACCCTACCAGCCAAAGAAG ATATCGAGACTGAGAAGACACATCAGAGCATTTTCCAAGGTGTAACAGGATTTGACAAGTCCCAAATGCGACATGCCGAGACCGAAGAAAAGGTTGCCCTACCTGCCAAAGAAG ATATTAAGCTGGAGCGTACCCACCAGGGCATATTTCAGCGATTGGTGTCCTTCGACAAAAGTGAAATGAAGCCAACAGAGACAGTTGAAAGAAATGTTTTGCCCTCCCAAGCAG ATATTGAGACTGAGAAGGAACATCAGGCACTCCGCCAGGGTATTGAGGGCTTTGACCATTCTGCTTTGAAGAAGGCTGAGACGACAGAGAAGAATACCCTTCCAACTAAGGAAA TgattgaggaagagaagaaggcctAA
- the cib gene encoding uncharacterized protein cib isoform X2: MSAETPLKDLPKVDPTLKGQLEGFSAVNLKKTETEEKVRLPNKEDVAQEKQHIEHLQNISEFRSERLKRTSTSEKLVLPSSQDVEAEKAAQAHLQAVEGFNTAQLKHANTQEKIVLPAKEDIETERTHQSLFQGVTGFDKTSMRHAETQEKVTLPAKEDIETEKTHQSIFQGVTGFDKSQMRHAETEEKVALPAKEDIEQEKTHQNIFQGVATFDKSTMRQTSTTERVSLPTPEDIKLERTHQGIFQRLVSFDKSEMKPTETVERNVLPSQADIETEKEHQALRQGIEGFDHSALKKAETTEKNTLPTKEMIEEEKKA, translated from the exons atgagCGCCGAAACTCCCCTCAAGGACCTTCCCAAGGTTGACCCCACCCTCAAGGGACAGCTCGAGGGATTCTCCGCCGTAAACCTTAAGAAGACCGAGACGGAGGAAAAGGTTCGCCTGCCAAACAAGGAGG ACGTGGCACAAGAGAAGCAACACATAGAACATCTACAGAACATCAGCGAGTTTCGCAGCGAGAGACTCAAACGAACGTCCACCTCTGAGAAGTTGGTCCTCCCCAGTAGTCAAG ACGTGGAAGCAGAGAAGGCAGCACAGGCCCATCTGCAGGCCGTCGAAGGCTTCAATACTGCACAACTCAAGCATGCCAATACCCAAGAAAAAATTGTTTTACCTGCTAAGGAAG ATATTGAAACGGAACGAACACATCAGAGTTTATTCCAGGGTGTAACAGGCTTTGATAAGACCTCTATGCGGCATGCGGAAACGCAAGAAAAAGTTACCCTACCAGCCAAAGAAG ATATCGAGACTGAGAAGACACATCAGAGCATTTTCCAAGGTGTAACAGGATTTGACAAGTCCCAAATGCGACATGCCGAGACCGAAGAAAAGGTTGCCCTACCTGCCAAAGAAG ATATCGAACAGGAGAAAACCCATCAAAATATTTTCCAAGGTGTTGCAACTTTTGATAAGTCAACCATGCGACAGACTTCCACAACTGAAAGGGTATCTCTCCCTACACCTGAAG ATATTAAGCTGGAGCGTACCCACCAGGGCATATTTCAGCGATTGGTGTCCTTCGACAAAAGTGAAATGAAGCCAACAGAGACAGTTGAAAGAAATGTTTTGCCCTCCCAAGCAG ATATTGAGACTGAGAAGGAACATCAGGCACTCCGCCAGGGTATTGAGGGCTTTGACCATTCTGCTTTGAAGAAGGCTGAGACGACAGAGAAGAATACCCTTCCAACTAAGGAAA TgattgaggaagagaagaaggcctAA
- the cib gene encoding nestin isoform X8 produces MSAETPLKDLPKVDPTLKGQLEGFSAVNLKKTETEEKVRLPNKEDVEAEKAAQAHLQAVEGFNTAQLKHANTQEKIVLPAKEDIETERTHQSLFQGVTGFDKTSMRHAETQEKVTLPAKEDIETEKTHQSIFQGVTGFDKSQMRHAETEEKVALPAKEDIEQEKTHQNIFQGVATFDKSTMRQTSTTERVSLPTPEDIKLERTHQGIFQRLVSFDKSEMKPTETVERNVLPSQADIETEKEHQALRQGIEGFDHSALKKAETTEKNTLPTKEMIEEEKKA; encoded by the exons atgagCGCCGAAACTCCCCTCAAGGACCTTCCCAAGGTTGACCCCACCCTCAAGGGACAGCTCGAGGGATTCTCCGCCGTAAACCTTAAGAAGACCGAGACGGAGGAAAAGGTTCGCCTGCCAAACAAGGAGG ACGTGGAAGCAGAGAAGGCAGCACAGGCCCATCTGCAGGCCGTCGAAGGCTTCAATACTGCACAACTCAAGCATGCCAATACCCAAGAAAAAATTGTTTTACCTGCTAAGGAAG ATATTGAAACGGAACGAACACATCAGAGTTTATTCCAGGGTGTAACAGGCTTTGATAAGACCTCTATGCGGCATGCGGAAACGCAAGAAAAAGTTACCCTACCAGCCAAAGAAG ATATCGAGACTGAGAAGACACATCAGAGCATTTTCCAAGGTGTAACAGGATTTGACAAGTCCCAAATGCGACATGCCGAGACCGAAGAAAAGGTTGCCCTACCTGCCAAAGAAG ATATCGAACAGGAGAAAACCCATCAAAATATTTTCCAAGGTGTTGCAACTTTTGATAAGTCAACCATGCGACAGACTTCCACAACTGAAAGGGTATCTCTCCCTACACCTGAAG ATATTAAGCTGGAGCGTACCCACCAGGGCATATTTCAGCGATTGGTGTCCTTCGACAAAAGTGAAATGAAGCCAACAGAGACAGTTGAAAGAAATGTTTTGCCCTCCCAAGCAG ATATTGAGACTGAGAAGGAACATCAGGCACTCCGCCAGGGTATTGAGGGCTTTGACCATTCTGCTTTGAAGAAGGCTGAGACGACAGAGAAGAATACCCTTCCAACTAAGGAAA TgattgaggaagagaagaaggcctAA